In one window of Comamonas testosteroni DNA:
- a CDS encoding DUF3820 family protein has product MNPEMLERLVRVPMPYGKYKGRLIADLPGNYLNWFAREGFPKGEIGQLLALMQELDHNGLSGLLEPIRKAAGLPPRAQE; this is encoded by the coding sequence ATGAATCCCGAAATGCTGGAGCGCCTGGTGCGCGTGCCTATGCCTTATGGCAAGTACAAAGGCCGTTTGATTGCCGATCTGCCCGGTAACTACCTCAACTGGTTTGCCCGCGAGGGCTTTCCCAAAGGCGAGATCGGTCAGTTGCTGGCTTTGATGCAGGAGCTTGATCACAACGGACTCAGCGGTTTGCTGGAGCCCATTCGCAAGGCTGCAGGGCTGCCGCCAAGAGCACAGGAATAG
- a CDS encoding MetQ/NlpA family ABC transporter substrate-binding protein → MLKKALSAIAIATLALSAQAADVLKVGATAVPHAEILNHIKPALKAQGIDLEIKEFSDYVQPNAAVEDKQLDANFFQHQPYLDSYNKDRKTSLVAVPNGKVHVEPFGAYSSKIKNIKDLKNGATVAIPNDPSNGGRALILLVKHGLIELKDPKSLTPTALDIVKNPKKLKFKELEAPLLPRALADVDLALINTNYAIEAKLNPTKDALFIEGADSPYTNIVVARKDRANGADIAKLMSALHSADTKKFIQEKYKGAVVPAF, encoded by the coding sequence ATGTTGAAGAAAGCTCTCTCTGCTATCGCTATTGCCACTCTGGCGCTGTCGGCCCAAGCTGCTGACGTGCTCAAGGTAGGTGCCACGGCCGTTCCTCACGCCGAAATCCTCAATCACATCAAGCCAGCACTGAAGGCTCAGGGCATTGATCTGGAAATCAAGGAGTTCAGCGACTACGTGCAGCCCAACGCCGCCGTGGAAGACAAGCAACTGGATGCCAACTTCTTCCAGCACCAGCCCTATCTGGACAGCTACAACAAGGACCGCAAGACCTCGCTGGTGGCCGTCCCCAACGGCAAGGTTCATGTGGAGCCCTTCGGTGCCTACTCCAGCAAGATCAAGAACATCAAGGATCTGAAGAATGGCGCTACCGTGGCCATTCCCAACGACCCCTCCAACGGCGGCCGAGCACTGATTCTGCTGGTCAAGCATGGCCTGATCGAGCTCAAGGATCCCAAGAGCCTGACCCCTACTGCTCTGGACATCGTCAAGAACCCCAAGAAGCTGAAGTTCAAGGAACTGGAAGCGCCTTTGCTGCCCCGCGCCTTGGCTGATGTCGACCTGGCTCTGATCAACACCAACTACGCAATCGAAGCCAAGCTCAACCCCACTAAAGATGCCCTGTTCATCGAAGGTGCCGATTCGCCCTACACCAATATCGTGGTGGCTCGCAAGGATCGCGCCAACGGCGCCGACATTGCCAAGCTGATGAGCGCTCTGCACTCTGCAGACACCAAGAAGTTCATCCAGGAAAAGTACAAGGGCGCCGTGGTTCCTGCGTTCTGA
- a CDS encoding SpoVR family protein: MNLNLYPVLDLSASRKAGNSHVQGEPRFRDVPQAPLMASQRPASPLPDPSDWTFELIEQYHAAIAATAERYGLDTYPNQLEIITAEQMMDAYSSVGMPVNYRHWSYGKEFLATERRYRRGHMGLAYEIVINANPCISYLMEENSTAMQALVIAHAAYGHNSFFKNNYLFRMWSDAGSIIDYLVYARDYVAQCEERYGFDTVEQLLDSCHALSNFGVDRYCRPSHKSLSRERAEREARETYVQQQVNVLWRTLPARRDKDKDSTTQGSERFPREPEENILYFIEKNAPLLEPWQREIVRIVRKIAQYFYPQRQTQVMNEGWATFWHYTLLNTLYDEGWLTDGVMLEWLSSHTNVIYQPPAGHRAFSGINPYALGFAMYRDIRRICEKPTEEDRRWFPDMAGTPWLPALHHAMRNYKDESFVGQFLSPHLMRDMRLFSLHDDPDERDVLVSAIHDEDGYRTLRQLLSQQYDLGTREPNIQAWSVNLRGDRSLTLRHTQYKGRPLADDAQEVLKHVARLWGFGVHLESVNGDGETPVLLHSVPAPSH, translated from the coding sequence ATGAACCTCAATCTCTATCCCGTGCTGGATCTCAGCGCCAGCAGAAAGGCCGGAAATTCGCATGTCCAGGGGGAGCCGCGCTTTCGCGATGTGCCGCAGGCACCTTTGATGGCGTCCCAGCGACCGGCGTCTCCTTTGCCCGATCCCAGCGACTGGACTTTCGAACTGATCGAACAGTATCACGCGGCGATTGCGGCCACGGCTGAACGCTACGGCCTGGATACCTATCCGAATCAGCTGGAGATCATCACTGCTGAGCAGATGATGGATGCCTATTCCAGCGTGGGCATGCCGGTCAATTACCGGCACTGGAGCTATGGCAAGGAGTTTCTGGCCACGGAGCGCCGCTACCGACGAGGTCACATGGGACTGGCCTATGAGATCGTCATCAATGCCAACCCTTGCATCAGCTATCTGATGGAGGAGAACAGCACGGCCATGCAGGCCCTGGTGATTGCTCACGCGGCCTATGGGCACAACAGCTTTTTCAAGAACAACTATCTGTTTCGCATGTGGTCTGACGCGGGCAGCATCATCGACTATCTCGTCTATGCGCGCGACTATGTGGCGCAATGCGAAGAACGCTATGGCTTCGACACCGTGGAGCAGTTGCTGGACTCCTGCCATGCGTTGTCGAACTTTGGTGTGGACCGCTATTGCCGTCCCTCGCATAAAAGTCTGTCGCGCGAGCGCGCCGAGAGAGAGGCGCGTGAAACCTATGTGCAGCAACAGGTCAATGTGCTGTGGCGCACCCTTCCAGCACGAAGGGACAAAGACAAGGACAGTACGACGCAAGGCAGCGAGCGCTTTCCCCGAGAGCCCGAAGAGAACATCCTCTATTTCATCGAGAAGAACGCTCCGTTGCTCGAACCCTGGCAACGAGAGATCGTGCGCATCGTGCGCAAGATCGCGCAGTATTTCTATCCGCAGCGCCAGACTCAGGTGATGAATGAGGGCTGGGCCACCTTCTGGCATTACACATTGCTCAACACGCTGTATGACGAGGGCTGGCTGACCGATGGCGTGATGCTGGAGTGGCTGTCATCGCATACCAATGTGATCTACCAGCCTCCCGCTGGTCACCGGGCCTTCAGCGGCATCAATCCTTATGCGCTGGGCTTTGCCATGTACCGCGATATTCGGCGGATCTGCGAAAAGCCGACCGAGGAAGATCGCCGCTGGTTTCCCGACATGGCAGGTACGCCCTGGCTGCCGGCGCTGCACCATGCCATGCGCAATTACAAGGACGAGAGCTTTGTCGGCCAGTTTCTGAGCCCGCACCTGATGCGCGACATGCGTTTGTTCTCTTTGCACGATGACCCTGACGAACGTGATGTTCTGGTCAGCGCCATTCATGACGAAGATGGCTACCGCACGCTGCGCCAGTTGCTGTCTCAGCAATATGATCTTGGGACGCGCGAGCCCAATATTCAGGCCTGGAGCGTGAATCTGCGCGGCGACCGCAGTCTTACTCTGCGGCATACCCAGTACAAGGGTAGGCCGCTGGCAGACGATGCACAGGAGGTTCTCAAGCATGTGGCTCGCCTGTGGGGATTTGGCGTGCATCTGGAAAGCGTCAACGGCGATGGCGAGACACCGGTTTTGCTGCACTCGGTGCCTGCACCCTCACATTGA
- a CDS encoding YeaH/YhbH family protein, with amino-acid sequence MALHIIDRRLAGKNKSVGNRERFVRRFKEQIAEAVRKAVSARDIRHIDQAESITIPKKDIQEPVFRHGQGGIRDMVLPGNREHVRGDRIARPPGGGGGSGSQASDSGEGQDDFTFTLTKEEFMELFFEDLALPRLLRNHIGNTLQYKTRRAGYSHDGTPSNLALVRTMRGALGRRIALTKAPHRELKVLEEQLETLLAQDDGTSESIAELQRRIDTLRERIGAVPFLEQLDLRFRNRSKVPVPSSQAVMFCVMDVSGSMDQERKELAKRFFILLYLFLTRHYDKIEIVFIRHHTQAAEVSEDEFFHSTESGGTVVSSALVLLEQIIRARYPVNDWNIYVAQASDGDNFSDDGGKCHSLLAERILPLVRYYAYLQVVLEEQSLWEEYSRLLPLFPHFAMRKVSAANEIYPVFRDLFKKDGVSI; translated from the coding sequence ATGGCACTGCATATCATCGACCGCAGGCTCGCAGGCAAGAATAAATCGGTGGGCAACCGCGAGCGGTTTGTGCGGCGTTTCAAAGAGCAGATCGCGGAGGCGGTGCGCAAAGCCGTGTCTGCGCGCGACATCCGCCACATCGATCAGGCGGAAAGCATCACCATTCCGAAAAAAGACATTCAGGAGCCGGTCTTCAGGCATGGTCAGGGTGGTATCCGCGATATGGTGCTGCCCGGCAATCGTGAGCATGTGCGTGGTGATCGCATTGCCCGGCCGCCTGGTGGCGGCGGCGGTTCGGGGTCACAGGCCAGCGATAGCGGCGAGGGGCAGGATGACTTCACTTTCACCTTGACCAAGGAAGAGTTCATGGAGCTTTTCTTTGAAGATCTGGCCCTGCCGCGCCTGCTGCGCAATCACATCGGCAATACCTTGCAATACAAGACAAGGCGCGCCGGCTACAGCCATGACGGCACGCCCAGCAATCTGGCGCTGGTGCGTACCATGCGCGGCGCCCTGGGGCGGCGCATTGCACTGACCAAAGCTCCGCACCGTGAGCTCAAGGTACTGGAAGAACAGCTTGAAACTCTGCTGGCGCAGGATGACGGCACCAGTGAGTCCATAGCAGAGTTGCAACGCCGTATCGATACCTTGCGTGAGCGTATCGGCGCAGTGCCGTTCCTGGAGCAACTGGATCTGCGCTTTCGCAATCGCAGCAAGGTGCCTGTGCCCAGCAGCCAGGCCGTGATGTTCTGCGTGATGGACGTGTCCGGTTCCATGGATCAGGAGCGCAAGGAGCTGGCCAAGCGCTTTTTCATCCTGCTGTATCTGTTTCTCACAAGGCATTACGACAAGATCGAGATTGTTTTCATCCGCCACCACACCCAGGCCGCAGAGGTCAGCGAAGACGAGTTCTTTCACTCCACGGAAAGCGGCGGCACGGTAGTCAGCAGCGCGCTGGTCCTGCTCGAACAGATCATCAGGGCCCGCTACCCGGTCAACGACTGGAATATCTATGTCGCCCAGGCCAGCGATGGCGACAACTTCAGCGACGACGGCGGCAAATGCCACAGCCTTCTGGCCGAAAGGATATTGCCACTGGTGCGCTATTACGCTTACCTGCAAGTGGTGCTCGAGGAGCAGAGTCTCTGGGAAGAGTACAGCCGCCTGCTGCCGCTGTTCCCCCATTTCGCCATGCGCAAGGTATCGGCAGCCAACGAGATCTATCCGGTGTTCCGCGATCTCTTCAAGAAGGATGGGGTATCGATATGA
- a CDS encoding PrkA family serine protein kinase produces MDVISNSAARYVRLREEEMSLDEYLSLCQRDPMAYAGASQRMLSVIGEPEMVDTRNDPVLSRLFANKVIRRYPAFSEFYGMEDAIEQVVSFFRHAAQGLEERKQILYLLGPVGGGKSSIAERLKYLMQKAPFYALKGSPVNESPLGLFDPVEDGPVLEDEFGIPRRSLQHVLSPWAVKRLEEFGGDIRQFRVVKRYPSILKQIGIAKTEPGDENNQDISSLVGKVDIRKLENFSQDDTDAYSYSGGLCLANQGLLEFVEMFKAPIKVLHPLLTATQEGNYKGTEGFGAIPFDGVVLAHSNESEWKAFRNNRNNEAFLDRINIVKVPYCLRVSEEVRIYEKLIRESSLANAICAPGTLKMMAQFSVLTRLKEPENSSIFSKMQVYDGESLKDTDPRAKSYQEYRDYAGVDEGMEGISTRFAFKILAKVFNYDSTEVAANPVHLMYVLERQIEREQFPAELETKYIGFIKEYLSQRYAEFIGKEIQTAYLESYSEYGQNIFDRYVTYADYWIQDSEYRDTDTGEVFDRNALNAELEKVEKPAGIANPKDFRNEIVNFVLRARANNQGKNPSWTSYEKLRVVIEKKMFSNTEELLPVISFNAKASAEDARKHEDFVTRMEAKGYTPKQVRLLCEWYLRVRKSS; encoded by the coding sequence ATGGATGTCATCAGCAATTCTGCAGCACGCTACGTTCGTCTGCGTGAAGAAGAAATGTCGCTGGACGAGTACCTTAGCCTTTGCCAGCGTGATCCCATGGCCTACGCCGGAGCCTCGCAGCGCATGCTGTCCGTCATCGGTGAACCCGAAATGGTGGATACCCGCAACGATCCTGTGCTGTCGCGCCTGTTTGCCAACAAGGTCATCCGCCGCTACCCCGCGTTTTCTGAGTTCTACGGCATGGAAGATGCCATCGAGCAGGTGGTGAGCTTCTTTCGCCATGCGGCCCAGGGTCTGGAGGAGCGCAAACAGATTCTCTATTTGCTGGGACCTGTTGGCGGCGGTAAAAGCTCGATTGCAGAGCGTCTCAAATACCTGATGCAAAAGGCCCCGTTCTACGCGCTCAAGGGATCGCCGGTGAACGAGTCGCCACTAGGTTTGTTCGACCCTGTGGAAGACGGTCCGGTGCTGGAAGATGAGTTCGGCATTCCGCGTCGCAGTCTGCAGCATGTACTCTCGCCCTGGGCCGTGAAGCGGCTGGAGGAGTTCGGCGGAGACATTCGCCAGTTCCGAGTGGTCAAACGCTACCCCAGCATTCTCAAGCAGATAGGCATTGCCAAGACCGAGCCCGGCGATGAGAACAACCAGGATATTTCCAGCCTGGTGGGCAAGGTTGATATTCGCAAGCTGGAAAACTTTTCGCAAGACGACACCGACGCTTACAGCTACTCCGGTGGCCTGTGCCTGGCCAATCAGGGCCTGCTGGAGTTCGTGGAAATGTTCAAGGCTCCGATCAAGGTGCTGCACCCCTTGCTGACGGCTACGCAGGAAGGCAATTACAAGGGTACGGAAGGCTTTGGCGCGATTCCGTTTGACGGCGTGGTGCTGGCACACAGCAATGAAAGCGAATGGAAGGCCTTCCGCAACAACCGCAACAACGAGGCGTTTCTCGATCGTATCAACATTGTCAAGGTGCCTTACTGCCTGCGCGTGAGCGAGGAAGTCCGCATCTACGAGAAGCTGATCCGGGAGTCTTCGCTGGCCAATGCCATCTGCGCGCCTGGCACGCTCAAGATGATGGCGCAGTTCTCCGTGCTCACGCGCCTCAAGGAGCCAGAGAACTCCAGCATCTTCAGCAAGATGCAGGTCTATGACGGCGAAAGCCTCAAGGACACTGATCCGCGTGCCAAGAGCTATCAGGAATACCGTGACTACGCGGGCGTGGACGAGGGCATGGAGGGCATCTCCACCCGCTTTGCCTTCAAAATACTGGCCAAGGTCTTCAATTACGACAGCACCGAAGTGGCGGCCAACCCCGTGCACCTGATGTATGTGCTGGAGCGGCAGATCGAGCGCGAGCAATTTCCCGCCGAGCTGGAGACCAAGTACATAGGTTTCATCAAGGAATATCTGTCCCAGCGTTATGCCGAGTTCATCGGCAAGGAAATCCAGACTGCCTATCTGGAGAGCTACAGCGAGTACGGCCAGAACATCTTTGACCGATACGTCACCTACGCTGATTACTGGATTCAGGACAGCGAATACCGCGACACCGATACCGGCGAGGTGTTTGATCGCAATGCGCTCAATGCCGAGTTGGAGAAGGTTGAAAAGCCGGCCGGCATTGCGAACCCCAAGGACTTCCGCAACGAGATCGTCAACTTTGTGCTGCGGGCCAGGGCCAACAACCAGGGCAAGAACCCTAGCTGGACCAGTTACGAGAAGCTGCGCGTGGTGATCGAGAAGAAGATGTTCTCCAACACCGAGGAGTTGCTGCCGGTCATCAGCTTCAACGCCAAGGCCAGTGCCGAAGATGCGCGCAAGCACGAGGACTTCGTCACTCGCATGGAAGCCAAGGGCTATACGCCCAAGCAGGTGCGTCTGCTTTGCGAGTGGTATCTGCGCGTGCGCAAGAGCAGCTGA
- a CDS encoding EamA family transporter codes for MSKNSWNHWWPVLAVLGSVTALGLGTSLAKQLFPLIGAQGTSALRVGFAALILVCVWRPWRWSLNRQQALALLVFGMALGSMNLMFYMALRDIPFGLAVAIEFSGPLAVAIYYSRRALDFIWLALAVVGLALILPLGGSASGLNLSPVGIACALGAAICWASYIVLGRRLGHIPSGQAVSLGLLCAALVVVPFGVAEAGVKLLTPSILLFGLMVAAISSALPYSLEMLALRRLPPATFGIALATEPAIAALMGMLLLSENLTATQWTAIACIMAAAMGSAVTRPGTKSPAADASAATSG; via the coding sequence ATGTCAAAAAACAGCTGGAATCATTGGTGGCCCGTGTTGGCCGTATTGGGCTCGGTCACTGCACTCGGGCTGGGGACTTCGCTGGCCAAGCAACTGTTTCCTTTGATTGGTGCCCAGGGTACATCGGCACTGCGAGTGGGCTTTGCCGCGTTGATTCTGGTGTGCGTCTGGCGGCCCTGGCGCTGGTCGCTCAACCGTCAGCAGGCACTGGCTCTGCTGGTTTTCGGTATGGCACTAGGCAGTATGAATCTGATGTTCTACATGGCGCTGCGCGATATTCCGTTTGGCCTGGCCGTGGCCATCGAGTTTTCAGGACCACTGGCCGTGGCCATCTACTACTCACGCCGCGCGCTGGACTTTATCTGGCTGGCGCTGGCGGTTGTCGGCCTGGCCTTGATTCTTCCGCTGGGCGGCAGTGCTTCGGGCCTTAACCTGTCACCGGTGGGTATTGCCTGCGCGCTCGGAGCCGCCATCTGCTGGGCCTCCTACATCGTGTTGGGGCGCAGGCTGGGCCATATCCCCAGCGGTCAGGCCGTCTCTCTGGGCTTGCTGTGCGCGGCGTTGGTGGTGGTGCCGTTTGGTGTGGCCGAGGCTGGAGTCAAGTTGCTGACGCCATCGATTCTGCTGTTCGGGCTGATGGTGGCGGCCATCTCCAGTGCCTTGCCTTACTCACTGGAAATGCTGGCTCTGCGCCGTCTGCCGCCTGCCACCTTCGGCATCGCGCTGGCGACCGAGCCGGCCATTGCAGCACTGATGGGCATGTTGCTGCTCAGCGAGAACCTGACGGCCACGCAGTGGACCGCCATTGCCTGCATCATGGCTGCGGCCATGGGCAGTGCCGTGACGCGCCCAGGTACCAAATCGCCTGCGGCGGATGCTTCGGCAGCCACTTCCGGATGA
- a CDS encoding Lrp/AsnC family transcriptional regulator, whose amino-acid sequence MPAADLDSFDHAILALLQRDNLMPQRLIAEHISLSAPAVQRRIKRLQETGVIASNVAVLEPIKVGRTLTAVITVQLVNDRPDLSRGFRARIADEAAVQQCFYVTGETDYILVVTATDMNDYQAICRRLFEGDENIRRYSTSIALERIKTGLQLPLSVP is encoded by the coding sequence ATGCCTGCTGCCGACCTGGACTCCTTTGACCACGCGATTCTTGCCCTGCTCCAGCGTGACAACCTCATGCCGCAGCGTCTGATTGCGGAACACATCAGCCTCTCGGCCCCAGCCGTGCAGCGGCGCATCAAACGATTGCAGGAAACCGGGGTGATTGCCTCCAATGTGGCCGTGCTGGAGCCCATCAAAGTGGGCCGCACGCTGACGGCGGTCATCACCGTGCAACTGGTCAACGACAGACCGGATCTGTCGCGCGGCTTCAGAGCACGGATAGCCGACGAAGCGGCTGTGCAGCAGTGCTTCTATGTGACGGGAGAAACCGACTACATCCTGGTCGTCACAGCAACCGACATGAATGATTACCAGGCCATCTGCAGACGCCTGTTTGAAGGTGACGAGAACATTCGCCGCTACAGCACCTCGATCGCGTTGGAGCGCATCAAGACGGGTCTGCAACTGCCGCTGTCAGTGCCATAA
- a CDS encoding LysE/ArgO family amino acid transporter — MDMTTNFYSAWIAGFTVCASLIVSIGAQNLYVLRQAVQGEHVKACVALCVLSDGLLVALGVAGMAQMLASYPALAQYLTLGGAAFLLAYGLFALRRMWLAPDAAMEAGERRAAPRKMMSVLAALAAITLLNPHVYLDTVLLMGSIGAQQEGAGRWSYVMGAVSASCLWFVLLAMAGHRLKHLFANPGAWRVMDGITGVMMLCLAWWVANSALGMEI, encoded by the coding sequence ATGGACATGACAACTAATTTTTATTCCGCCTGGATTGCAGGCTTTACAGTGTGCGCTTCGCTCATCGTTTCCATAGGTGCCCAGAACCTGTATGTGCTGCGTCAGGCAGTGCAGGGCGAACATGTGAAGGCCTGCGTGGCTCTGTGTGTGCTCAGCGACGGGCTGCTGGTGGCGCTGGGGGTGGCCGGCATGGCGCAGATGCTGGCCAGCTATCCGGCTTTGGCCCAGTATCTGACGCTGGGCGGAGCCGCATTCTTGCTGGCCTATGGCCTTTTTGCCTTGCGACGCATGTGGCTGGCCCCGGATGCGGCCATGGAAGCCGGCGAGCGTAGGGCGGCACCACGCAAAATGATGAGCGTGCTGGCCGCGCTGGCAGCCATCACTTTGCTCAATCCCCATGTGTACCTGGATACGGTGTTGCTGATGGGCTCGATTGGCGCCCAGCAGGAGGGTGCCGGCCGCTGGTCCTACGTGATGGGAGCGGTTTCGGCCAGCTGCCTCTGGTTTGTGCTGCTGGCGATGGCGGGGCACCGTCTCAAGCACTTGTTTGCCAACCCCGGAGCCTGGCGCGTCATGGACGGCATCACCGGTGTGATGATGCTGTGTCTGGCATGGTGGGTGGCGAACAGCGCTTTGGGAATGGAAATTTGA
- a CDS encoding HTH-type transcriptional regulator ArgP produces MLDYAGLEALAAVLREGSFERAARKLHVTPSAISQRIKLLEERVGQVLVLRGTPCTGTDAGRRLCLHVEQVALLENDLRRKNPELVPEGQSALSTLKLAVNADSLSTWFMDAMAAFTQDGNELLDISIDDQDHTAKRIKEGEVMAAVTATGSAIAGCNTWPLGRMRYIAVASPEFVQRHLAQAESDRELAQMLAKAPMMYYGRKDSLQDQWLHGLGLDGRRNNARHFLPSNQGYTRAVELGMGWGMHPAQLITPQLDSGDLMELLPGRDLHIPMYWAHTRNAQTSLQRLTDCIIHAATAWLEPMQD; encoded by the coding sequence ATGCTTGACTACGCAGGGCTGGAAGCGCTTGCAGCCGTATTGCGCGAGGGAAGCTTCGAGCGCGCGGCGCGCAAACTGCATGTCACCCCCTCCGCCATCTCCCAGCGCATCAAGCTGCTCGAGGAACGTGTGGGGCAGGTGCTGGTGCTACGCGGCACGCCTTGCACCGGCACGGACGCTGGTCGACGCCTGTGCCTGCATGTGGAGCAGGTTGCGCTGCTGGAAAACGATCTGCGCCGCAAGAACCCCGAGCTGGTCCCCGAAGGGCAGAGCGCCTTGTCCACGCTGAAGCTGGCAGTCAATGCCGACTCCCTGTCGACCTGGTTCATGGATGCCATGGCGGCCTTCACGCAGGACGGCAACGAGTTGCTGGACATCAGCATTGACGACCAGGACCACACGGCCAAACGCATCAAGGAAGGCGAAGTCATGGCCGCCGTCACGGCCACGGGTTCGGCAATTGCAGGCTGCAACACATGGCCGCTGGGCCGCATGCGCTATATCGCCGTGGCCAGCCCGGAGTTTGTGCAGCGTCACCTGGCCCAAGCCGAGTCAGACCGGGAGCTGGCCCAGATGCTGGCCAAAGCGCCCATGATGTACTACGGCCGCAAGGACAGCCTGCAGGACCAATGGCTGCACGGCCTGGGGCTGGACGGACGGCGTAACAATGCACGTCACTTTCTGCCCTCCAACCAGGGCTACACCCGTGCGGTGGAACTGGGCATGGGCTGGGGCATGCACCCGGCCCAGCTGATAACCCCACAGCTGGACAGCGGCGATCTGATGGAACTGCTTCCGGGCAGAGATCTCCACATCCCCATGTACTGGGCCCACACCCGCAATGCCCAGACCAGCCTGCAGCGACTGACCGACTGCATCATTCATGCCGCAACTGCCTGGCTGGAGCCCATGCAGGACTAG
- a CDS encoding DUF2721 domain-containing protein, with the protein MSIWSIDAQTVTHSIQLAVAPVFFLTAVAGMIGSVAGRLARIIDRARKLEESLRTLDDHDLIARHLKELHFLRERGRLANVSIALLTLCGMCIGLTIVLLFVGQAYGVSGHGYAVFSFLLGVLAFVLALCCFLWETIMATRILDFHMLTQARAAVRHMESEHRP; encoded by the coding sequence ATGAGCATCTGGTCCATCGACGCACAGACCGTCACCCACAGCATTCAGCTCGCTGTTGCGCCGGTTTTTTTTCTGACTGCCGTGGCCGGCATGATTGGCTCCGTAGCGGGGCGGCTGGCCCGCATCATTGACCGCGCTCGCAAGCTGGAGGAAAGCCTGCGCACCCTGGATGATCACGATCTGATCGCCCGCCATCTCAAGGAGCTGCATTTTCTGCGCGAGCGCGGGCGGCTGGCAAACGTCTCCATCGCGCTGCTGACGCTGTGCGGCATGTGCATAGGGCTGACCATCGTGCTGCTGTTCGTGGGCCAGGCCTACGGCGTCAGCGGCCACGGCTATGCCGTTTTCAGCTTCCTGCTGGGGGTGCTGGCCTTTGTGCTGGCGCTGTGCTGCTTCCTCTGGGAGACCATCATGGCGACACGCATTCTGGATTTTCATATGCTCACCCAGGCCAGGGCGGCCGTGCGCCATATGGAATCCGAGCATCGCCCCTGA
- a CDS encoding FecCD family ABC transporter permease, whose translation MFVQQRHQLKLWLAMLTAVLLLSLTLAITLGPVRIAPGQAWQITAYELGQRLGLDWPSGNWSSAQYQIVWRVRLPRVLLAALTGAGLALVGVAMQAMVRNPLADPYLLGVSSGASVGAVSVLAFGALAFAGELALPLGAFSGALLACAAVYLLAHANGRLQASRLILGGVAIAYCLGGVTSLIVLTADQRELANSVLTWTLGSLAGTRWQELGLPAALLAAGVALLLAQARSLNALLAGEETAATLGVDTTRTRRWLFVLVSMVTGVLVALTGPIGFVGLIVPHVARMLVGSEHRRVLPVAALTGAIFLIWVDVFSRISFAPAEVPVGVITSLLGGPFFVWMLCRKSVREKGNP comes from the coding sequence ATGTTCGTCCAGCAACGCCATCAGCTGAAGCTATGGCTGGCCATGTTGACGGCAGTGCTGCTGCTCTCTCTGACTCTGGCCATCACCTTGGGGCCGGTCAGGATCGCTCCTGGGCAAGCCTGGCAGATCACGGCTTATGAGCTGGGTCAGCGCCTGGGTCTGGACTGGCCTTCCGGCAATTGGAGCAGCGCCCAATACCAGATTGTCTGGCGCGTGCGCCTGCCGCGCGTATTGCTGGCTGCCCTGACCGGCGCAGGCCTTGCGCTGGTGGGCGTGGCCATGCAGGCCATGGTGCGCAATCCGCTGGCCGACCCCTATCTGCTGGGCGTTTCATCCGGTGCGTCGGTCGGGGCCGTGAGCGTGCTGGCCTTCGGCGCACTGGCATTTGCCGGCGAGCTGGCCTTGCCGCTGGGAGCTTTCAGCGGTGCGCTGCTGGCCTGTGCGGCCGTGTACTTACTGGCTCATGCCAATGGACGACTGCAGGCATCGCGGCTCATTCTGGGCGGCGTGGCCATTGCCTACTGCCTGGGCGGCGTCACCAGTCTGATTGTGCTGACGGCCGATCAGCGCGAGCTGGCCAATTCCGTGCTCACCTGGACCCTGGGCAGCCTGGCCGGAACCCGCTGGCAGGAGCTGGGCCTGCCGGCCGCCCTGCTGGCGGCGGGCGTGGCCCTGCTGCTGGCACAGGCCCGCTCGCTCAATGCGCTGCTGGCAGGCGAAGAGACCGCCGCCACGCTGGGGGTGGACACCACTCGCACCAGGCGCTGGCTATTCGTTCTGGTCTCGATGGTGACGGGCGTGCTGGTGGCGCTGACGGGTCCGATCGGCTTTGTCGGCCTCATCGTGCCCCATGTCGCCCGCATGCTGGTCGGCTCCGAGCACCGGCGCGTGCTGCCTGTGGCCGCGCTCACAGGCGCCATTTTTCTGATCTGGGTCGATGTGTTCTCGCGCATCAGCTTTGCCCCCGCCGAAGTACCTGTGGGTGTCATCACCTCGCTGCTGGGCGGCCCCTTCTTTGTCTGGATGCTATGCCGCAAGAGCGTGCGGGAAAAGGGCAATCCGTGA